Proteins encoded together in one Desulfobaccales bacterium window:
- the speB gene encoding agmatinase has protein sequence MAPLNFLDLRSLPVKEAEAVVLPIPYEATTTYGAGTREGPEAILAASRQVELWDEDHNWDPSAAIRLATAQPILPEVAGPQAMLEKIKRVVQPWVSQGKLICALGGEHTITVALVQAVQTRYPDFTVVALDAHADLRESYDGSKLSHACVMRRLYELGRPLNLLGVRSYSQDEYQLLRVAPRLKVFPARDLNTPAGWDQTLEHLKGISGPVYLSIDLDALDPGIMPAVGTPEPGGLSYGQVLTIIETLAKRGPIVGLDLVELAPIPGHRVSEFTAARLLYKALGYIYHSRLK, from the coding sequence ATGGCGCCGTTAAACTTCCTGGACCTGAGGTCCTTGCCAGTCAAAGAAGCCGAGGCGGTGGTCCTGCCTATTCCCTATGAAGCCACCACCACCTATGGCGCGGGGACCCGGGAAGGCCCGGAGGCCATCCTGGCCGCCTCCCGCCAGGTGGAGTTGTGGGACGAGGACCATAACTGGGACCCCTCGGCCGCCATCCGTCTGGCCACAGCCCAGCCTATTCTCCCGGAAGTAGCCGGCCCCCAAGCCATGCTGGAAAAAATCAAGCGAGTGGTGCAGCCCTGGGTTTCCCAGGGGAAGCTCATTTGCGCCCTGGGGGGCGAACACACCATCACCGTGGCCCTGGTGCAGGCGGTGCAAACCCGCTACCCGGATTTCACCGTGGTGGCGTTAGACGCCCACGCCGACTTACGGGAGAGCTACGACGGCAGCAAACTTTCTCATGCCTGCGTCATGCGGCGGCTCTATGAACTGGGCCGGCCCTTGAACCTTTTAGGGGTGCGCAGCTACTCCCAGGACGAGTACCAACTCCTCCGGGTGGCCCCGCGCCTCAAGGTCTTTCCGGCCCGGGATCTCAACACTCCCGCGGGCTGGGATCAGACTCTGGAACACCTCAAAGGCATTTCGGGGCCGGTATATCTCTCCATCGATCTCGACGCCCTGGACCCCGGCATCATGCCCGCGGTGGGTACCCCGGAACCCGGCGGTTTGTCGTACGGGCAGGTGTTAACCATTATTGAAACCCTGGCGAAAAGGGGACCCATTGTCGGCCTGGATCTGGTGGAACTGGCCCCCATCCCCGGCCACCGGGTGAGCGAATTCACCGCGGCCCGCTTGTTGTACAAGGCATTAGGCTATATTTATCACTCCCGCTTGAAATGA
- a CDS encoding sigma-54 dependent transcriptional regulator, translating to MSVILVVDDDAATREALATGLKKLGHEIHVAGTGATALDEVRRHTVDLAIIDLKLPDMEGTELFGALRILRPEAIAIMISGAATVDEAVSAIKRGIYDFITKDFRMAELRKVVSKALETQKLLVENQRLRDALQDRGPTGRIIGRAPTLLKVIHLIGQVAPMKSTVLLSGESGVGKELIAEAIHHQSPRRPKPLVKLNCGALPEGLIESELFGHEKGAFTGAIQQRKGRFELADGGTMFLDEISEMPPVTQVKLLRVLQEGEFERVGGTQTLKVDVRIIAATNRKLEDEVSEGRFRKDLFYRLNVIHMVIPPLRDRVEDIPLLALHFLDKFCLENDRPFMGFSPDAMRALKSYAWPGNVRELQNVLERAVALCASNMVEVEDLPDEIRRHSPADDKIVLPVGSSMEEIERQAIVQTLKKTGGDKELTARLLGIGLATLYRRLKEMELKDVEPEES from the coding sequence ATGAGCGTTATCCTCGTCGTAGACGACGACGCCGCCACTCGGGAGGCGTTGGCAACCGGCTTAAAGAAGTTGGGCCATGAGATCCATGTCGCGGGCACCGGGGCTACGGCCTTAGATGAGGTCCGGCGTCACACCGTGGATCTGGCCATCATCGACCTGAAGCTCCCGGACATGGAGGGCACCGAGCTGTTCGGGGCTTTGCGCATCTTGCGCCCTGAAGCCATTGCCATCATGATCTCCGGCGCCGCCACCGTGGACGAAGCCGTCTCCGCCATAAAAAGGGGCATTTACGACTTCATCACCAAAGACTTTCGCATGGCGGAACTGCGTAAAGTAGTGAGCAAGGCCCTGGAGACCCAAAAGCTCCTGGTGGAGAATCAGCGGCTGCGGGACGCCCTCCAGGACCGCGGCCCCACCGGTCGCATCATCGGCCGGGCGCCAACCCTCCTTAAAGTGATCCACCTGATCGGCCAGGTGGCGCCCATGAAGAGCACCGTGCTCCTCTCCGGGGAATCCGGCGTGGGCAAGGAGCTCATCGCTGAGGCCATTCACCACCAGAGCCCCCGGCGGCCTAAACCCCTGGTTAAACTGAACTGCGGCGCGCTCCCGGAAGGGCTTATCGAATCGGAGCTCTTCGGTCACGAAAAAGGCGCCTTCACCGGAGCCATCCAGCAGCGCAAAGGCCGTTTTGAACTGGCCGACGGCGGCACCATGTTCCTGGATGAAATCAGCGAGATGCCGCCGGTTACCCAGGTAAAACTCTTGAGGGTGCTTCAGGAGGGGGAATTCGAAAGGGTAGGGGGGACCCAGACCCTCAAAGTGGACGTCCGGATAATTGCCGCCACCAACCGGAAGCTGGAAGACGAGGTGTCTGAGGGCCGCTTCCGCAAAGACCTGTTTTACCGCTTGAACGTCATCCACATGGTCATTCCGCCTCTGAGGGACCGGGTGGAGGACATCCCTTTGCTGGCCTTGCATTTTCTCGACAAGTTCTGCCTGGAAAACGATCGCCCCTTCATGGGGTTCAGCCCCGACGCCATGCGGGCGCTGAAGAGCTACGCCTGGCCGGGCAATGTGCGGGAACTTCAGAACGTGCTGGAACGGGCGGTAGCCCTGTGCGCCAGCAACATGGTGGAAGTTGAAGATCTCCCCGATGAGATTCGCCGGCACTCCCCGGCAGACGACAAGATCGTCCTGCCAGTGGGGTCCTCCATGGAGGAGATCGAACGCCAGGCTATTGTCCAGACTTTGAAAAAGACCGGGGGCGACAAGGAACTGACCGCCCGCCTGTTGGGCATCGGCCTGGCCACCCTGTATCGCCGCCTCAAGGAGATGGAATTGAAAGACGTGGAGCCGGAGGAAAGTTAA
- a CDS encoding deoxyhypusine synthase family protein, translating into MRRKHEDFHDGAKDGLTPLEPLDITSVRDFDELLAAMSKTAFGGRSLGEAAEVLTQMVRDPECAMVGTFSGAMSVAKMGLLICEMIDRGWLKVIITTGALIAHGFIETLGRAHYKYPEQVSDRQLFQQGYNRIYDTLEMEANLDYAEDVFSAVLEGLDPDQVWSSASICRELGKYLAEHTDSPGILRSAYLKGVPVFIPAFTDSELGLDLAGFMVRRALAEGQDITAALGSVSLKFNPFLDLAAYTQKALVSPKLGIFTVGGGVPRNWAQQVAPYLELLHSRLNLDLPEVRFHYGVRLCPEPAHWGGLSGCTFKEGVSWGKFVSPEDGGRYAEVLCDATIAWPLLLEGVIQRLAKPFLTPA; encoded by the coding sequence ATGAGAAGGAAGCACGAAGACTTTCACGATGGGGCCAAGGATGGTCTCACCCCTCTGGAGCCCCTGGATATAACCAGTGTCAGGGATTTTGACGAGTTGTTGGCGGCTATGAGTAAGACTGCGTTCGGCGGCCGCAGTCTGGGAGAAGCCGCCGAAGTCCTGACCCAGATGGTGCGGGACCCGGAGTGCGCCATGGTCGGCACCTTCTCAGGCGCCATGAGTGTCGCCAAGATGGGCCTGTTGATCTGTGAGATGATCGACCGGGGTTGGCTTAAGGTAATCATCACCACCGGGGCCCTTATCGCCCACGGCTTCATCGAAACTCTGGGTCGGGCGCACTACAAGTATCCCGAACAAGTGTCGGATCGGCAGCTCTTCCAGCAGGGCTACAACCGCATTTATGACACCCTGGAGATGGAAGCCAACCTGGATTATGCCGAAGACGTTTTCAGTGCCGTGTTGGAGGGGCTCGACCCGGACCAGGTCTGGTCCTCCGCCAGTATCTGCCGGGAGTTGGGCAAGTATCTGGCCGAGCACACCGACAGCCCCGGCATTTTGCGTTCTGCCTATCTGAAGGGGGTGCCGGTATTCATCCCGGCCTTCACCGACTCCGAGTTGGGGTTGGACCTGGCGGGCTTCATGGTGCGGCGGGCCCTGGCCGAGGGGCAGGACATCACCGCAGCCTTAGGCTCCGTCTCCCTGAAATTCAACCCCTTCCTGGACCTGGCCGCCTATACCCAGAAAGCCCTGGTCTCTCCGAAACTGGGAATCTTTACGGTGGGCGGCGGCGTGCCTCGCAACTGGGCTCAACAGGTGGCGCCCTATCTGGAGTTGCTGCACTCCCGCTTGAATCTGGATCTACCGGAAGTGCGGTTTCACTATGGCGTGCGGCTCTGTCCGGAGCCGGCCCATTGGGGGGGATTGAGCGGTTGCACTTTCAAGGAAGGGGTCTCGTGGGGCAAGTTCGTCTCCCCGGAAGATGGGGGCCGGTACGCCGAGGTCTTGTGTGACGCTACCATTGCCTGGCCCCTCCTCCTTGAGGGTGTCATCCAACGATTGGCTAAACCGTTTTTGACCCCGGCGTGA
- a CDS encoding alpha/beta family hydrolase, whose amino-acid sequence MEIRHITLPVGPERTIRAVVGVPRTATMDAVLILAHGANNNMDQPLLRGLHEHLAKAGLVTVRFNFPYAEDGHKHPDSDEVLEGVFRLVLEYVAQLDEFKGLELFLGGKSMGARLAAQIVAKDVGASGLIFLGYPLHSPGKPEKLRDQSLYQLPCPALFIEGARDPFCRMDLLGKVLGQMPVRSDLHVIPGVGHSFESGGHTMSPEILPQITRVILGWLDSL is encoded by the coding sequence ATGGAGATTCGTCACATTACGCTGCCGGTGGGACCGGAACGGACCATCCGAGCGGTCGTGGGGGTGCCCCGGACTGCCACCATGGACGCAGTCCTGATTCTGGCCCATGGGGCCAACAATAACATGGACCAACCGCTCCTCAGAGGACTCCATGAGCATCTGGCGAAGGCGGGGCTGGTCACGGTCCGGTTCAATTTTCCCTATGCCGAAGACGGCCACAAACACCCCGATTCGGACGAAGTCCTGGAAGGAGTCTTTCGCCTGGTCCTGGAATATGTGGCGCAACTGGATGAATTCAAGGGTCTGGAACTCTTTCTGGGCGGCAAATCCATGGGGGCCCGTCTGGCTGCCCAAATCGTGGCTAAAGACGTGGGAGCTAGCGGTTTGATCTTTTTGGGATATCCGCTGCATTCTCCAGGAAAGCCGGAGAAATTGCGGGATCAGTCCCTCTATCAGTTGCCGTGCCCGGCGTTGTTCATCGAAGGCGCTCGTGACCCCTTTTGCCGCATGGACCTCCTGGGCAAAGTGTTGGGTCAGATGCCGGTTCGGAGTGATCTCCACGTTATTCCCGGCGTTGGCCATTCCTTTGAGTCAGGGGGGCACACCATGTCCCCGGAGATCCTGCCGCAGATTACCCGGGTGATCCTGGGTTGGCTGGACAGCCTTTAA